One region of Paenibacillus polymyxa M1 genomic DNA includes:
- a CDS encoding ankyrin repeat domain-containing protein, producing MIQLKDIGKFDVLPEIAMHIVEGNISALRQALTEGWDIEQEIKLSKHTTLSPLDLALISQRMDVLKLLVEQGVQLNAKDRPAFLTAVRYCSEEIVRYVVAHGAKLDGKNQVKSGAYEQAYYGNKKNIPLIHELGLDIKQHGGATLRNAVSNHDLNTVALLLEHGADINYNASDMVYPYKATPLTVAARNNDFAMVKYLVEHGADVTLAEKGGDRAYTIAVSNKNVEMAEYLKSVEPPAFHNLENKQHALKSYKLPKDLTAFLMGDQRRVDLPENDLGIQFVEFFSFIDTVEMKVGRQKLLRLSLEVDNYSDILLVWNPKHKCLGYYDEEHQEYADVCSFAEFLAQPGDYLEKMIEGEYLS from the coding sequence ATGATCCAATTAAAAGATATTGGCAAATTTGACGTTCTTCCCGAAATCGCAATGCATATTGTAGAAGGCAATATATCGGCATTACGCCAAGCGCTGACCGAAGGCTGGGATATAGAACAAGAAATTAAACTCAGCAAACATACGACGTTAAGTCCATTAGACCTTGCGCTTATTTCTCAGCGAATGGACGTGTTAAAGCTGTTGGTGGAGCAGGGAGTTCAACTCAATGCAAAAGATCGCCCTGCATTTTTAACAGCTGTTCGCTACTGCTCAGAAGAGATTGTCCGCTATGTGGTGGCCCATGGTGCCAAGCTGGACGGAAAAAATCAAGTCAAATCTGGTGCCTATGAGCAAGCCTATTATGGCAATAAAAAGAATATCCCGCTGATTCACGAACTTGGCCTCGATATAAAGCAGCATGGGGGAGCAACGCTGCGCAACGCAGTTAGTAACCATGACCTGAACACTGTAGCACTACTGTTGGAGCATGGTGCAGATATTAATTACAATGCCTCTGATATGGTGTATCCCTATAAAGCGACTCCTTTAACTGTAGCAGCACGAAATAATGATTTTGCGATGGTTAAGTACCTAGTAGAGCATGGGGCTGACGTGACACTGGCAGAAAAAGGTGGAGATCGGGCATATACGATTGCTGTTAGCAATAAGAACGTGGAAATGGCCGAATATCTAAAGTCTGTGGAACCGCCAGCGTTTCATAATCTGGAGAATAAACAACATGCTTTAAAAAGCTACAAGCTTCCGAAGGATCTTACAGCCTTTCTAATGGGAGACCAGCGCCGTGTAGACCTGCCAGAAAATGATTTAGGTATCCAATTTGTTGAGTTTTTCTCTTTCATAGATACGGTTGAAATGAAAGTAGGTCGGCAAAAGCTGTTGCGTTTGTCTCTAGAAGTAGATAACTATTCGGATATCCTTTTGGTGTGGAATCCCAAGCACAAGTGTCTGGGCTATTACGATGAAGAACATCAGGAATATGCGGATGTATGCAGCTTTGCTGAGTTTCTTGCGCAGCCGGGAGATTACCTGGAGAAGATGATTGAGGGTGAATATTTATCATAA